A window of Armatimonadota bacterium contains these coding sequences:
- a CDS encoding carboxyl transferase domain-containing protein, translating to MDPIDDLRERRARLRRMGGEARIRRQHEAGKLTARERLDLLLDPGSFVEYELHVTHRGRDFGLDRLEAPADGVVTGYGTIDGRPVYVFSQDFTVLGGSLGEAHAQKICKVMDQAMKVGAPVIGLNDSGGARIQEGVAALGGYAEIFLRNTLASGVIPQISAVMGPCAGGAVYSPAITDFVLMVRGTSYMFVTGPQVVRAVTREDVSFEELGGADVHASRSGVAHFVAEDDAHCLDLVRRLLSYLPQNNMEDPPRIAPRDDPDRMDPELDRIVPEDPVRPYDMHEVIRRVVDEGEFLEVHQHYAPNLLVGFARLNGRSVGVVAQQPSVLAGVLDIDASVKGARFVRFCDCFNIPLVTFVDVPGFLPGVAQEHGGIIKHGAMLLYAYCEATVPKLTVITRKAYGGAYDVMASKHIRGDLNLAWPTAEIAVMGPEGAIEVIFRREIERAADPEATKQRLVADYRQTFANPYVAASRGYLDDVIEPRETRPRLISALEVLRTKRDVNPRRKHGNIPL from the coding sequence ATGGATCCCATCGACGATCTGCGGGAACGACGGGCGCGGCTGCGCCGCATGGGCGGCGAGGCGCGCATTCGCCGCCAGCACGAGGCGGGCAAGCTGACCGCCCGCGAGCGGCTCGACCTACTGCTCGACCCCGGGTCGTTCGTCGAGTACGAGCTCCACGTGACGCACCGAGGCCGCGACTTCGGGTTGGACCGCCTGGAAGCACCCGCAGACGGCGTCGTCACCGGCTACGGGACGATCGACGGGCGCCCGGTGTACGTCTTCTCCCAGGACTTCACGGTGCTGGGCGGATCGTTGGGCGAGGCGCACGCCCAGAAGATCTGCAAGGTCATGGACCAGGCGATGAAGGTGGGTGCTCCGGTGATCGGCCTCAACGACAGCGGCGGCGCGCGCATCCAGGAAGGCGTGGCGGCGCTGGGAGGGTACGCGGAGATCTTCCTGCGCAACACGCTGGCCAGCGGCGTGATCCCGCAGATCAGCGCCGTGATGGGGCCGTGCGCGGGAGGCGCGGTGTATTCACCGGCGATCACGGACTTCGTGTTGATGGTGCGGGGGACGTCGTACATGTTCGTGACAGGGCCCCAGGTCGTGCGCGCCGTCACGCGCGAGGATGTGTCCTTCGAGGAGCTGGGTGGGGCTGACGTCCACGCCTCACGCAGCGGCGTCGCACACTTCGTCGCCGAAGACGACGCGCACTGTCTGGACCTCGTCCGCCGGCTGCTGTCCTACCTGCCGCAGAACAACATGGAAGACCCCCCGCGGATCGCGCCCCGCGACGACCCTGACCGGATGGACCCCGAGCTGGACCGGATCGTGCCGGAGGATCCCGTGCGGCCGTACGACATGCACGAGGTGATCCGGCGGGTCGTCGACGAAGGCGAGTTCCTCGAGGTGCACCAGCACTACGCCCCCAACCTGCTCGTCGGGTTTGCACGCCTCAACGGCCGGTCGGTCGGCGTCGTCGCGCAGCAGCCCTCGGTCCTGGCGGGCGTGCTGGACATCGACGCGTCGGTGAAGGGCGCGCGCTTCGTGCGGTTCTGCGACTGTTTCAACATCCCCCTGGTGACGTTCGTGGACGTCCCGGGGTTTCTGCCGGGCGTGGCGCAGGAACATGGCGGCATCATCAAGCACGGCGCGATGCTCCTGTACGCGTACTGTGAGGCGACGGTGCCTAAGCTGACGGTCATCACGCGTAAGGCGTACGGCGGCGCCTACGACGTGATGGCCAGCAAGCACATCCGCGGGGATCTGAACCTGGCGTGGCCGACGGCGGAGATCGCGGTCATGGGACCGGAAGGCGCGATCGAGGTGATCTTCCGCCGGGAGATCGAGCGGGCCGCCGATCCGGAGGCGACCAAGCAGCGGCTGGTTGCCGACTACAGGCAGACGTTCGCAAACCCCTACGTGGCGGCCTCGCGCGGGTATTTGGACGACGTGATCGAGCCGCGGGAGACGCGGCCACGGCTGATCTCCGCGCTGGAGGTCCTGCGCACCAAGCGCGACGTCAACCCGCGCCGCAAGCACGGGAACATTCCACTGTAG
- a CDS encoding biotin carboxylase N-terminal domain-containing protein, with protein MPTRRIGRVLVANRGEIAVRVIRTCRELGIGTVAIYSDADARAPHVHMADAACRIGPPPAADSYLRIDAIVEAARRSGADAVHPGYGFLAENPLLAEACAAAGLVFIGPGAPTLRLCGDKAAARERARAAGVPLLEGTDPVGDAEAAAAAERLGYPVLIKAAAGGGGKGIHVVRAPEELASALRLARGEALSAFGDDRVYLERCLERARHVEVQILADAHGNVVALGERDCSIQRRHQKVIEETPCPVLAQQTRRRLFDAAVRAVRAVGYTNAGTVEFLYDPSREAFFFLEINARLQVEHPVTEMVTGLDLVAEQIRIAAGAPMGVQASEEGSVATRGAAIECRIAAEDVEAHFLPSLGRITALREPAGPWVRTDAGWYVGMEVTRHYDPMLAKVVVWAPDRPTAIARMTRALAETVVSGVQTTIPFHLWTLQDASFRSGRYDVRFVEERWTHRRRPADHLEEAMLAAAAYAFAQRRRTGVARHEPSTLDAWRAVVRDRS; from the coding sequence GTGCCAACCCGTAGGATCGGCAGGGTTCTGGTCGCCAACCGCGGCGAGATCGCCGTGCGCGTGATCCGCACGTGCCGGGAACTCGGGATCGGGACGGTGGCGATCTACTCCGACGCGGACGCACGCGCCCCGCACGTCCACATGGCCGACGCCGCCTGCCGCATCGGACCGCCGCCGGCTGCCGACAGCTACCTGCGGATCGACGCGATCGTCGAGGCCGCCCGTCGCAGCGGTGCGGACGCGGTGCACCCGGGGTACGGGTTTCTGGCCGAGAACCCGCTGCTGGCGGAGGCCTGCGCCGCGGCCGGGCTGGTCTTCATCGGTCCCGGCGCGCCGACGTTGCGGTTGTGCGGCGACAAGGCGGCCGCACGCGAGCGCGCACGGGCGGCGGGCGTGCCCCTGCTGGAGGGGACCGACCCCGTCGGGGACGCCGAGGCGGCCGCGGCCGCCGAACGGCTCGGTTACCCCGTGCTGATCAAGGCGGCCGCCGGCGGGGGCGGCAAGGGGATCCACGTCGTGCGCGCCCCGGAGGAACTGGCCAGCGCCTTGCGGCTGGCGCGCGGCGAGGCGCTGTCCGCCTTCGGCGACGACCGCGTGTACTTGGAGCGCTGCCTCGAGCGCGCCCGCCACGTCGAGGTGCAGATCCTCGCCGATGCGCACGGCAATGTGGTGGCGCTGGGCGAGCGCGACTGCTCCATCCAGCGGCGACACCAGAAGGTCATCGAGGAAACACCCTGTCCGGTGCTCGCACAGCAGACCCGCAGGCGCCTGTTCGATGCGGCGGTGCGCGCGGTGCGCGCGGTCGGCTACACGAACGCCGGTACCGTGGAGTTCCTGTACGATCCCTCGCGCGAGGCGTTCTTCTTCCTGGAGATCAACGCCCGCCTCCAGGTCGAACACCCGGTCACCGAGATGGTCACGGGGCTGGACCTGGTGGCCGAGCAGATCCGCATCGCCGCCGGTGCCCCCATGGGGGTCCAGGCGTCCGAGGAAGGAAGCGTTGCGACGCGCGGTGCGGCGATCGAGTGCCGCATCGCGGCCGAAGACGTCGAGGCGCACTTCCTGCCCTCCCTCGGCCGGATCACGGCCCTGCGGGAGCCGGCGGGTCCGTGGGTGCGGACCGATGCCGGCTGGTACGTCGGGATGGAGGTCACCCGACACTACGACCCGATGCTCGCGAAGGTGGTCGTGTGGGCCCCAGACCGGCCCACGGCGATCGCCCGCATGACGCGGGCGCTGGCGGAGACGGTCGTATCCGGGGTGCAGACGACGATCCCGTTTCACCTGTGGACCCTGCAGGACGCGTCGTTTCGAAGCGGTCGGTACGACGTCCGGTTCGTCGAGGAGCGCTGGACCCACCGCCGCCGGCCCGCAGACCACCTCGAAGAGGCGATGCTGGCCGCCGCGGCGTACGCGTTCGCCCAGCGGCGGCGGACGGGTGTGGCGCGCCACGAACCCAGCACCCTCGATGCCTGGCGTGCCGTCGTGCGGGATCGGTCGTGA
- a CDS encoding biotin/lipoyl-containing protein, producing MKFEVRSGDHRRIIEIREPPNGWEATCDGRSVHVDLVRVVGDRYVLQLDDRRLEVELSGETESVRVVVGSEIHAVEVRQHLPFRRRATAARAAETVASPMPGLVVAVHVAAGDTIESDQPLVTLEAMKMQMEIRAPHAGVVRRVHARPGQDVAGGQALVEIAR from the coding sequence GTGAAGTTCGAGGTCCGATCGGGCGACCACCGGCGGATCATCGAGATCCGTGAGCCGCCCAACGGGTGGGAGGCGACGTGCGACGGGCGATCGGTGCACGTGGACCTCGTCCGGGTGGTGGGCGACCGCTACGTGCTCCAACTGGACGACCGCCGCCTGGAGGTCGAACTGTCCGGCGAGACCGAGAGTGTGCGGGTCGTGGTGGGGTCGGAGATCCACGCGGTGGAGGTCCGACAGCACCTGCCATTCCGGCGCCGCGCGACCGCCGCGCGTGCGGCGGAGACGGTCGCTTCCCCCATGCCGGGCCTGGTGGTAGCCGTCCACGTGGCGGCCGGAGATACGATAGAGTCAGACCAGCCCCTGGTCACGCTGGAGGCGATGAAGATGCAGATGGAGATCCGCGCGCCCCACGCCGGAGTCGTCCGCCGGGTGCACGCCCGTCCGGGCCAGGACGTCGCCGGCGGCCAGGCGCTCGTGGAGATCGCGCGGTGA
- a CDS encoding methylmalonyl-CoA mutase family protein: MAERVTGERKSAFTTAGGIPLEPVYTPEHVAGADYERDLALPGEFPFTRGIYPTMYRGRLWTMRQYAGYATAEESNRRYRYLLSQGQTGLSVAFDLPTQMGYDSDHPVAAPEVGKVGVAIDSLADMEVLLEGIPLDRVSISMTINATASILLAMVMAVAERQGVPWERLDGTTQNDILKEYIARGTYIYPPEPSLRIVTDMFAFCAAHLPKWNPISISGYHIREAGSTAAQEVAFTLADAIAYVEAAVRSGLDVDRFAPNLSFFFNAHICFFEEVAKFRAARRLWARIMRDRFGARDPRSQMLRFHTQTAGVALTAQQVDNNVVRVALQALSAVLGGTQSLHTNAKDEALALPTEEAALLALRTQQVIAYETGAGDVVDPLGGAYYVEWLTDRIEQEAMAYLERIDAMGGMLKAIESGYVQREIADAAYREQIKVETGERVIVGVNRFVSDADHAPSEILRVDPAVLDHQRARLARVRASRDGAEVSAALDALRRAAQGGDNLMPHVYRCVRAYATVGEICDVLREVFGVYRTPLVV; encoded by the coding sequence CTGGCCGAGCGTGTGACCGGTGAGCGCAAGAGCGCGTTCACGACGGCGGGGGGCATCCCGCTGGAGCCGGTGTACACGCCCGAGCACGTCGCGGGAGCGGACTACGAGCGCGACCTGGCGCTTCCCGGCGAGTTCCCGTTCACGCGAGGGATCTACCCAACGATGTACCGCGGCCGCCTATGGACGATGCGCCAGTACGCCGGCTACGCGACCGCGGAGGAGTCGAACCGCCGCTACCGCTACCTGCTCTCGCAGGGCCAGACCGGGCTCAGCGTCGCGTTCGACCTGCCCACGCAGATGGGGTACGACTCCGACCACCCCGTGGCCGCGCCGGAGGTGGGCAAGGTCGGGGTCGCGATCGACTCGCTTGCCGACATGGAGGTGCTGCTCGAAGGCATCCCGCTGGACCGGGTCTCGATCTCGATGACGATCAACGCCACCGCCAGCATCCTGCTGGCCATGGTCATGGCGGTGGCCGAACGCCAGGGGGTGCCCTGGGAACGGTTGGACGGCACGACGCAGAACGACATCCTCAAGGAGTACATCGCCCGGGGGACCTACATCTATCCGCCCGAACCCTCACTGCGGATCGTCACCGACATGTTCGCGTTCTGCGCCGCCCACCTGCCGAAGTGGAACCCGATCTCGATCAGCGGCTACCACATCCGGGAGGCCGGCAGCACGGCCGCGCAGGAGGTCGCCTTCACGCTGGCGGACGCGATCGCCTACGTGGAGGCCGCGGTCCGCTCCGGGCTGGACGTCGACCGATTCGCCCCCAACCTGTCGTTCTTCTTCAACGCCCACATCTGCTTCTTCGAGGAAGTCGCCAAGTTCCGGGCGGCGCGGCGACTGTGGGCGCGCATCATGCGGGATCGTTTCGGTGCGCGCGATCCCCGCTCCCAAATGCTCCGCTTCCACACACAGACCGCCGGGGTGGCTCTGACCGCGCAGCAGGTGGACAACAACGTCGTGCGCGTCGCCCTGCAGGCCCTTTCGGCGGTGCTGGGGGGGACGCAGTCCCTGCACACCAACGCCAAGGACGAGGCGCTCGCCCTGCCCACCGAGGAGGCGGCGTTGCTGGCGCTGCGGACCCAGCAGGTGATCGCCTACGAGACCGGTGCGGGCGACGTGGTGGACCCGCTGGGAGGGGCGTACTACGTCGAGTGGCTGACCGACCGCATCGAGCAGGAGGCCATGGCCTATCTGGAACGGATCGACGCGATGGGTGGCATGCTGAAGGCGATCGAGAGCGGGTACGTGCAGCGCGAAATCGCCGACGCCGCCTACCGCGAGCAGATCAAGGTGGAGACCGGCGAGCGGGTGATCGTCGGCGTGAACCGGTTCGTCTCGGACGCCGACCACGCACCGTCGGAGATCCTCAGGGTCGACCCGGCCGTCCTCGACCACCAGCGAGCCCGGCTCGCGAGGGTCCGGGCTTCCCGCGACGGCGCGGAGGTATCCGCTGCCCTCGACGCTCTGCGGCGCGCCGCGCAGGGCGGGGACAACCTGATGCCGCACGTGTACCGGTGCGTGCGCGCCTACGCGACGGTGGGCGAGATCTGCGATGTGCTCCGGGAAGTCTTCGGCGTGTACCGTACGCCGCTGGTGGTGTGA
- the meaB gene encoding methylmalonyl Co-A mutase-associated GTPase MeaB, protein MPADNLDALVEAVLRGDHQAAARLITMVENGSDGAREALRRLHPHTGRAYVVGVTGPPGSGKSTLVDALTRHLRRQGRTVGIVAVDPTSPFTGGAILGDRIRMTDHSQDPGVFVRSMATRGSLGGLSRATADAVRVLDAMGFDIVFVETVGAGQAEVDVVEAADSVVVVTVPGLGDAVQALKAGIMEIADVFVVNKADRADADRAVTEIRSMVRLLPSRGWEPPVVKTVATAGEGISDLAQALARHRAHLEAEGGLRQRRLRRGRAEVLRLLEARLREEVLARLAGRLDELAGRVAAGEMSPDEAVDEILSADTSAVVR, encoded by the coding sequence ATGCCGGCCGACAACCTCGACGCCCTCGTCGAAGCCGTCCTTCGCGGAGACCACCAGGCCGCGGCGCGCCTGATCACGATGGTCGAGAACGGATCGGATGGCGCGCGCGAGGCGCTGCGCCGCCTGCACCCTCACACCGGCCGGGCGTACGTGGTCGGGGTCACCGGGCCGCCGGGGTCGGGCAAGTCGACTTTGGTGGACGCTCTCACGCGACACCTGCGCCGGCAGGGCCGCACCGTGGGCATCGTGGCCGTGGACCCCACCAGCCCGTTCACCGGAGGGGCGATCCTCGGCGACCGGATCCGGATGACCGACCACAGCCAGGACCCCGGGGTCTTCGTACGCTCCATGGCGACCCGCGGGAGCTTGGGGGGGTTGAGCCGCGCGACCGCCGACGCCGTCCGCGTGCTGGATGCGATGGGCTTCGACATTGTGTTCGTGGAGACCGTCGGTGCCGGTCAGGCCGAGGTGGACGTGGTCGAGGCCGCCGACAGCGTCGTCGTCGTGACGGTCCCCGGGCTGGGGGACGCGGTGCAGGCCCTCAAGGCCGGAATCATGGAGATCGCCGACGTCTTCGTGGTCAACAAGGCCGACCGAGCCGACGCCGACCGCGCGGTCACCGAGATCCGTTCGATGGTGCGCCTATTGCCTTCACGCGGTTGGGAACCACCCGTGGTGAAGACCGTCGCCACCGCCGGCGAGGGGATCTCCGACCTCGCGCAGGCGCTCGCGCGCCACCGCGCGCACCTGGAGGCCGAAGGCGGGCTGCGGCAGCGCCGCCTGCGCCGCGGCAGAGCCGAGGTCCTCAGACTTCTGGAAGCCCGACTGCGCGAGGAGGTGCTCGCCAGGCTCGCCGGACGTCTGGACGAACTGGCGGGCAGGGTCGCCGCGGGCGAGATGAGCCCCGACGAAGCCGTCGACGAGATCCTGTCGGCGGATACATCGGCGGTGGTGCGGTGA
- the mce gene encoding methylmalonyl-CoA epimerase, producing MTLSFHHIGIAVRSLDDALRRYGGLGLAAAWIEEVPSEGVRVAFLPLAAGAIELLEPTSPDGPVARFLQTRGEGVHHIALQVPDIHRALERAARSGLRTVGKAPRPGSHSTLVAFLHPKDTAGALIELVQPLPPDVSGR from the coding sequence GTGACTCTGTCTTTCCACCACATCGGGATCGCGGTCCGCAGCCTGGACGACGCTCTGCGGCGCTACGGCGGACTCGGCCTGGCCGCCGCGTGGATCGAGGAAGTGCCCTCCGAAGGGGTGCGCGTCGCGTTCCTCCCGCTGGCCGCCGGCGCGATCGAACTCCTGGAACCCACCTCGCCCGACGGGCCGGTCGCGCGGTTCCTCCAGACGCGCGGGGAAGGGGTTCACCACATCGCGTTGCAGGTCCCCGACATCCACCGAGCGTTGGAGCGCGCCGCCCGAAGCGGGCTGCGTACCGTCGGAAAAGCCCCCCGCCCCGGATCGCACTCGACGCTGGTGGCCTTCCTGCACCCCAAGGACACCGCCGGCGCACTGATCGAACTCGTCCAGCCGCTGCCCCCAGACGTCTCTGGGCGCTGA
- a CDS encoding 3D domain-containing protein, with translation MVMVRACGARWIVLAVVALLVGVLGAPRVQAEEGHQVELVDDGRAESLITKSLTVRALLVERGILLAPFDEISPPLDTEITQGLRIEIRRAIPVRLIADGRETEIHTPARTPREILGRLGIEVGPRDKVFPGLDDEVEPGDRVRVIRIRERIVTERQTVPPPTVQRLNPSVFPARYRVGSAGSPGLVELVYRVRFADGQPVDRVRIDRRVLRPSRPRIVHLGRGYVPSRGELARRPTMVVEATGYAPFHGRGVDGTTATGMRAQRGVIAVDPRVIPLGTIVYVEGYGTAIAADTGGAIRGRRVDLCFDTPREAYQWGRRRVRIYILGP, from the coding sequence ATGGTGATGGTGCGCGCGTGCGGCGCCCGCTGGATCGTCTTGGCGGTCGTCGCACTGCTCGTGGGTGTGCTGGGCGCCCCGCGCGTACAGGCCGAAGAGGGACATCAGGTCGAGCTGGTGGACGATGGGCGGGCGGAGTCGCTGATCACCAAGAGTCTCACCGTGCGGGCGCTGCTCGTGGAGCGGGGCATCCTGCTGGCTCCGTTCGACGAGATCAGTCCTCCTCTGGACACCGAGATCACCCAGGGACTGCGCATCGAGATCCGCCGCGCCATCCCCGTGAGGCTGATCGCCGACGGCCGGGAGACCGAGATCCACACACCGGCCCGCACGCCGCGCGAGATTCTCGGCCGCCTGGGCATCGAGGTGGGGCCCCGGGACAAGGTCTTCCCGGGCCTGGACGACGAGGTGGAGCCCGGTGATCGGGTGCGGGTGATCCGCATCCGCGAACGGATCGTGACCGAACGGCAGACCGTCCCGCCTCCGACGGTCCAGCGACTGAACCCCTCGGTGTTCCCGGCACGGTACCGGGTCGGGTCCGCGGGCAGCCCGGGTCTGGTCGAACTCGTCTACCGCGTGCGGTTCGCGGACGGTCAGCCCGTGGACCGCGTCCGCATCGACCGGAGGGTGCTGCGGCCGTCCAGGCCGCGGATCGTCCACCTTGGCCGCGGCTACGTCCCGTCCCGCGGCGAACTCGCCCGGCGCCCGACGATGGTCGTCGAGGCCACGGGCTACGCACCCTTCCACGGCCGCGGCGTCGACGGCACGACTGCTACCGGCATGCGGGCCCAGCGGGGCGTCATCGCCGTCGACCCCCGCGTCATCCCCCTCGGCACGATCGTCTACGTGGAGGGCTATGGGACCGCCATCGCCGCCGACACCGGCGGCGCCATCCGCGGACGGCGCGTCGACCTGTGTTTCGACACCCCGCGGGAAGCCTACCAGTGGGGTCGGCGGCGGGTGCGCATCTACATCCTCGGTCCCTGA
- a CDS encoding SDR family NAD(P)-dependent oxidoreductase has protein sequence MQSAVYRDLRDRRVLVTGASSGIGAACARAFLLQGSRVALHHHTGSVAELAASFPDRGLPVRGDLSGEEGCIIVADAAAAALGGLDVLVCSAGIWEAAPVATIGADQLERMFRINLFSAIFLIRESLPHLGERSSIVLVGSTAGQRGEAGHAHYAASKGGLHALALSLAEELAPRTRVNVVAPGWVRTPMTRTALAERGARIVAGIPLRRIAEPEDVAQAVLFLASDASRHITGEILGVSGGALVPMPR, from the coding sequence ATGCAAAGTGCGGTCTACCGCGATCTGCGGGACCGGCGCGTCCTGGTGACCGGGGCCAGCAGCGGCATCGGGGCCGCCTGCGCACGGGCGTTCCTGCTGCAGGGCAGCCGAGTCGCGCTGCACCACCACACCGGCTCGGTGGCCGAACTCGCGGCGTCCTTTCCGGACCGCGGCCTCCCCGTGCGGGGCGACCTTTCCGGTGAGGAAGGATGCATCATCGTCGCCGACGCCGCCGCTGCGGCCCTAGGTGGACTCGACGTCCTGGTGTGCAGCGCCGGCATCTGGGAGGCGGCGCCGGTGGCGACCATCGGCGCGGACCAGCTCGAGCGGATGTTCCGGATCAACCTGTTCAGCGCGATTTTTTTGATCCGTGAATCGCTGCCGCACCTGGGCGAGCGCAGCAGCATCGTGCTGGTGGGTTCGACCGCCGGGCAGAGGGGAGAAGCCGGGCATGCGCACTACGCCGCGAGCAAGGGCGGACTGCACGCGCTGGCGCTGTCGCTGGCCGAAGAGCTCGCCCCGCGCACGCGCGTAAACGTCGTCGCGCCCGGGTGGGTCCGGACGCCGATGACCCGGACGGCGCTCGCCGAGCGCGGCGCCCGGATCGTCGCCGGGATCCCGCTGCGGCGGATTGCCGAACCGGAGGACGTCGCGCAGGCAGTCCTGTTCTTGGCCTCTGACGCGTCGCGTCACATCACCGGCGAGATCCTGGGCGTCTCGGGCGGCGCCCTGGTGCCGATGCCGCGATAG
- the rsmA gene encoding 16S rRNA (adenine(1518)-N(6)/adenine(1519)-N(6))-dimethyltransferase RsmA, which translates to MAPRRRRVSRPDVDPTTPPSRATEPGERSRILQVLRRHGLRPKKGLGQHFLADPTHLDRIVGLADLSERDAVLEVGAGIGTLTVRLAERAGAVTAVEVDPALLPALREAVAGHPNVRVVATDAMTLDLAAQFPQGFARKVVSNLPYQIASTLIVRMLDEVSELERLVLTVQREVAERIVAEPGTRAYGLLTLLVAYRAHARIAGRIPPGAFVPPPRVESAVVVLRPRTPPAVADPVLLRTLMRAAFAQRRKQLRNAWRQLAPAEQLERAARQAGIDLRRRGEAVGLAEFVAVADAIARIRDTCTGE; encoded by the coding sequence ATGGCGCCGCGCAGACGCCGCGTGTCCCGCCCAGACGTGGACCCCACGACGCCGCCCAGCCGCGCGACCGAGCCCGGGGAGCGCTCCAGGATCCTCCAGGTCCTCCGCCGTCACGGCCTGCGCCCGAAGAAGGGGCTGGGCCAGCACTTTTTGGCCGACCCGACGCATCTGGACCGCATCGTGGGTCTGGCAGACCTGTCCGAGCGCGACGCGGTGTTGGAGGTGGGCGCCGGGATCGGCACGCTCACGGTGCGCCTGGCCGAGCGCGCCGGTGCGGTGACCGCCGTCGAGGTGGATCCGGCGTTGCTGCCGGCGCTGCGCGAGGCCGTCGCAGGCCACCCCAACGTGCGCGTGGTCGCCACAGATGCGATGACCCTCGATCTGGCCGCTCAGTTCCCCCAGGGCTTCGCACGCAAGGTCGTCAGCAACCTCCCCTACCAGATCGCCTCGACGCTGATCGTGCGCATGCTGGACGAGGTCTCGGAACTGGAGCGCCTGGTCCTGACGGTTCAGCGGGAGGTCGCCGAGCGCATCGTCGCCGAACCGGGTACCCGGGCCTACGGGCTGCTGACGCTGCTGGTGGCCTACCGCGCGCACGCACGGATCGCAGGGCGCATCCCGCCCGGCGCGTTCGTCCCCCCTCCTCGAGTCGAGTCGGCCGTCGTCGTGCTGCGCCCGCGCACCCCGCCCGCAGTCGCAGACCCTGTGCTTCTGCGCACCCTGATGCGCGCCGCCTTCGCCCAGCGCCGCAAGCAGCTGCGCAACGCCTGGAGGCAGCTCGCGCCGGCAGAACAGCTCGAGCGGGCCGCCCGGCAGGCCGGCATCGACCTGCGCCGACGCGGCGAGGCCGTTGGGCTGGCGGAGTTCGTGGCTGTCGCGGATGCGATCGCGCGCATACGGGACACCTGCACGGGAGAGTAG